The Exiguobacterium aurantiacum DSM 6208 genome includes a window with the following:
- the mqo gene encoding malate dehydrogenase (quinone) has translation MSSVQKRTDVILIGAGIMSATLGSLFKELVPEWEIKVFEKLESAGEESSNEWNNAGTGHAALCELNYTTEKPDGTLDISKAINVNEQFQISRQFWAHLVNKGLIQQPEDFIRSIPHMSMVQGEKDIRFLKKRLEALTNNPLFEGMVLSDDPAQLREWMPVVMEGRTVDEPIAATKIDSGTDVNFGALTRMLFEHLTKQGVEVNYKHSVEDVKRLANGLWEVKVKDIEANTIETHTAPFLFIGGGGGSLPLLQKTGIPESKHIGGFPVSGLFLVCKNRDVVEQHHAKVYGKAKVGAPPMSVPHLDTRYINNRKELLFGPFAGFTPKFLKMGSNLDLIQSVKPYNVVTMLAAGAKEMPLTKYLIEQVLLSHDKRMDELREFIPTAKNEDWEIVVAGQRVQVIKDTVQGKGTLQFGTEVVSAEDGSVAALLGASPGASTAVHVMLKVLEQCFPNRIPEWEMKIKEMVPSYGVSLSDHPELFKTIHESTAMALGLKEKGVVHN, from the coding sequence ATGAGCAGTGTCCAAAAGAGAACAGACGTCATTTTGATCGGTGCAGGAATCATGAGCGCGACGCTCGGGTCGCTCTTTAAAGAGCTCGTACCAGAGTGGGAAATCAAAGTGTTTGAGAAGCTCGAAAGTGCAGGGGAAGAAAGTTCGAACGAATGGAACAACGCCGGGACGGGACATGCAGCCCTTTGCGAGTTGAACTATACGACCGAGAAGCCAGACGGCACGCTCGATATTTCGAAAGCGATCAACGTCAATGAACAGTTTCAAATCTCGCGTCAGTTCTGGGCGCATCTCGTCAACAAAGGCTTGATTCAGCAGCCGGAAGATTTTATCCGGTCGATTCCGCATATGAGCATGGTGCAAGGGGAAAAAGACATCCGCTTCTTGAAAAAACGTTTGGAAGCGCTAACAAATAATCCGTTGTTCGAAGGGATGGTCTTATCGGACGACCCGGCGCAATTGCGAGAGTGGATGCCGGTCGTGATGGAAGGCCGGACGGTGGATGAACCAATTGCTGCCACGAAAATCGATTCAGGGACGGACGTCAACTTCGGTGCGCTCACACGGATGCTGTTCGAGCATTTGACGAAGCAAGGGGTCGAGGTCAATTACAAACACAGTGTCGAAGATGTGAAGCGTTTGGCTAACGGCTTGTGGGAAGTGAAAGTGAAAGACATCGAGGCGAATACGATTGAGACGCATACGGCCCCGTTCCTCTTTATCGGCGGTGGCGGCGGCAGCTTGCCGCTCTTGCAGAAGACGGGCATCCCAGAATCCAAACATATCGGTGGGTTCCCGGTGAGCGGCCTATTCCTCGTCTGTAAAAACCGAGATGTCGTCGAACAACATCACGCGAAAGTATACGGCAAGGCGAAAGTCGGCGCGCCGCCGATGTCGGTGCCGCACCTCGATACACGTTACATCAATAATCGAAAAGAGTTGTTGTTCGGTCCGTTCGCCGGCTTCACGCCGAAGTTTTTAAAAATGGGCTCGAACCTCGATCTCATCCAATCGGTCAAACCGTATAACGTGGTGACGATGCTCGCAGCCGGTGCGAAAGAAATGCCGCTCACGAAATATTTGATCGAGCAAGTACTGTTATCACACGACAAACGCATGGATGAACTTCGTGAGTTCATCCCGACCGCGAAAAATGAGGACTGGGAAATCGTCGTCGCCGGGCAACGTGTCCAAGTCATCAAAGATACGGTGCAAGGCAAAGGGACGCTCCAGTTCGGAACGGAGGTCGTCAGCGCCGAAGACGGATCGGTCGCTGCACTCCTCGGGGCGTCACCTGGCGCGTCGACGGCGGTGCACGTCATGTTGAAGGTGCTCGAGCAGTGCTTCCCGAACCGGATACCGGAGTGGGAAATGAAAATCAAAGAGATGGTGCCGTCATATGGCGTCTCGCTCTCGGATCACCCGGAGCTGTTCAAGACGATTCATGAATCAACAGCGATGGCGCTCGGCTTAAAGGAGAAAGGCGTCGTCCACAATTAA
- a CDS encoding DUF2691 family protein → MRRGVSFKIPNAYGSYLSEILRPIEVERYTWLVGGEESYVVGNDGIDPLFQEPTVMEGGPFTDLITHGEQYLIFVDLKAFLNGPITEIETYEAFLSSPCDLAVLIVDSMFVDIYCKNPRMIDHLYEHMLACGFADVTYLTDANDSRTKLTIW, encoded by the coding sequence ATGAGGCGCGGCGTCAGTTTCAAAATTCCAAATGCATATGGCAGCTATCTGTCAGAAATATTGCGTCCGATAGAGGTAGAGCGTTATACGTGGTTAGTCGGCGGTGAAGAATCATATGTCGTCGGAAACGATGGCATCGATCCATTGTTTCAAGAACCGACCGTCATGGAAGGTGGTCCATTCACCGATTTGATCACTCACGGTGAACAGTATTTGATTTTCGTCGATTTAAAAGCTTTTCTGAACGGTCCCATCACAGAAATCGAGACGTATGAGGCTTTTCTCAGTAGTCCTTGCGACCTTGCCGTGTTAATCGTGGATAGCATGTTCGTCGATATTTACTGCAAGAACCCACGAATGATTGATCATCTTTATGAACATATGCTCGCGTGTGGATTTGCTGACGTCACGTACCTCACCGATGCCAACGACTCGAGAACGAAATTAACGATTTGGTGA
- a CDS encoding histidine phosphatase family protein, with translation MPTIYLVRHCSATGQEPDAALTEAGERQALELRDFFQDVPVTRIISSDYRRAVASITPVATASELPIETEPNLRERTLSLEPRDDWFELLRHSFEDNSFALPGAESGQDATARILNVVG, from the coding sequence ATGCCAACCATCTATCTCGTCCGCCACTGCTCGGCCACCGGACAGGAGCCCGACGCAGCGCTCACGGAAGCAGGTGAACGACAAGCGCTCGAACTCCGTGATTTCTTTCAAGACGTCCCAGTCACACGCATCATCTCGAGCGACTACAGACGGGCGGTCGCCTCGATTACACCGGTCGCCACGGCGAGCGAGTTGCCGATTGAGACAGAGCCGAATCTGCGCGAACGGACCCTATCTTTAGAACCGCGTGACGATTGGTTCGAATTGCTCCGTCACTCGTTCGAAGACAACTCGTTCGCTTTACCCGGTGCGGAATCCGGACAAGACGCGACCGCGCGGATTTTAAATGTCGTGGGGTGA
- a CDS encoding DegV family protein encodes MIKLLADSTCDLSDEILAKYEIGVAPLIVTIDNKSYEDRVDIQPDDLYGMLEALPEFPTTAMPSPATFMKLMEDAVEAGHDEILCICMSSGTSGSYQSAVLGKEYFEEAHPDSPVKIHIVDSRSMSHGSGWLLMKSAQMREAGATFEELVEFNEAYKMKVKHFLSVDDLDHLIKSGRISNAGAIIGKLLMVKPIMSMKNGKGAVVAKERGTRKVLKHYTDQFVKRCDKDITNFIIIGYTSDKKIAENLKAKIEAETDFDGDIYLMQMGVSVGTHVGLGAISMFFVEK; translated from the coding sequence ATGATAAAATTACTAGCAGATTCAACTTGCGATTTGTCAGATGAGATTTTAGCCAAATACGAGATTGGGGTCGCCCCCCTCATCGTCACGATTGACAACAAGTCGTACGAGGACCGCGTCGACATCCAGCCCGATGATTTGTACGGAATGTTGGAAGCGCTACCGGAATTCCCGACGACGGCGATGCCGAGTCCGGCCACGTTTATGAAGCTAATGGAAGACGCGGTCGAGGCGGGACATGATGAGATTCTTTGCATCTGTATGTCGAGCGGAACGAGCGGATCGTATCAATCGGCAGTGCTCGGGAAAGAGTACTTCGAAGAAGCGCACCCGGACTCGCCCGTTAAGATTCACATCGTCGACTCGCGCTCGATGAGCCACGGGAGCGGTTGGCTCTTGATGAAGAGTGCGCAAATGCGTGAAGCGGGTGCCACGTTCGAAGAGCTCGTTGAGTTCAACGAGGCGTATAAGATGAAAGTGAAACACTTCTTGTCGGTCGACGACTTGGATCATTTGATCAAGAGCGGACGCATCTCGAACGCGGGCGCCATCATCGGCAAGTTGCTCATGGTCAAGCCGATCATGAGTATGAAGAACGGCAAAGGTGCCGTCGTCGCCAAAGAGCGGGGCACGCGCAAAGTGCTCAAGCACTACACCGATCAGTTCGTGAAACGCTGTGATAAAGACATTACGAACTTTATCATCATCGGTTATACGTCGGACAAGAAGATCGCGGAGAACTTGAAAGCGAAGATTGAGGCGGAGACAGATTTCGATGGGGACATTTACCTCATGCAAATGGGTGTCTCGGTCGGGACACACGTCGGACTCGGCGCCATCTCGATGTTCTTTGTGGAAAAGTAA
- a CDS encoding DNA-3-methyladenine glycosylase family protein: MKPTQLMITVDPPFDFHQCLTFLRRSETEVMHVATDDAVWKLFDMNGRLRLGEIKAAAPGLVVTFEEEEITNEDKADVERYVREWFDLDQDVASFERLAETHDLLRPLVREYGGLRLIGFPDLFEALAWGIIGQQITLSFAYTLKRRFVERYGQSREVDGVTHWTFPRPESVAVLSPGDLRDMQFSVRKAEYIIGIAREMTAGTLSKQQLRSCSPEQIQRRLLELRGVGEWTADYVRMKCFQDKTAFPVADAGLHQALKYHLERNDKLTLEEVRAIGESFAGWEAYATFYLWRSLYGNV; the protein is encoded by the coding sequence ATGAAACCGACCCAACTTATGATTACAGTCGATCCACCGTTTGACTTTCACCAGTGCCTCACGTTTTTGCGCCGATCGGAAACGGAAGTGATGCACGTGGCGACCGACGACGCGGTGTGGAAACTATTTGATATGAACGGGCGCTTGCGGTTAGGCGAAATCAAGGCGGCGGCCCCCGGTCTTGTCGTCACGTTCGAAGAAGAGGAAATCACAAACGAAGATAAAGCGGACGTGGAACGGTATGTCCGCGAGTGGTTCGACCTCGACCAAGACGTCGCCAGCTTCGAACGATTGGCGGAAACGCATGACTTGTTACGGCCACTCGTTCGCGAGTATGGAGGGCTCAGGTTGATCGGCTTTCCCGACTTGTTCGAGGCGCTCGCCTGGGGGATCATCGGTCAACAAATCACGTTGTCATTCGCCTATACGTTGAAACGCCGTTTCGTCGAGCGTTACGGACAATCCAGGGAAGTGGACGGTGTGACGCATTGGACATTCCCACGACCCGAGAGCGTCGCCGTGCTGTCCCCTGGCGACTTGCGAGACATGCAGTTCAGTGTGCGTAAAGCAGAGTATATCATCGGCATCGCCCGGGAAATGACAGCTGGCACGTTATCCAAACAACAGTTGCGCTCCTGTTCACCGGAACAAATCCAGAGACGTCTGCTCGAACTTCGCGGCGTCGGGGAATGGACGGCCGACTATGTACGGATGAAATGTTTCCAAGACAAGACAGCCTTTCCCGTTGCCGACGCAGGTTTACATCAAGCGTTAAAATATCACCTCGAGCGAAATGACAAGCTAACGCTAGAAGAAGTACGGGCTATCGGTGAATCGTTCGCCGGTTGGGAGGCGTATGCGACATTTTATCTATGGAGGTCTCTGTATGGAAACGTATAG
- a CDS encoding carbohydrate binding domain-containing protein: MGKQREAVLHGQKQNAFVKDGKLVIRALKEQTTDELGTYDYTSAKLTTKGKFNQTYGRYEMRAKLPIGKGLWPAFWMLPEDDRYGGWAASGEIDIMESWGSQPDKVAGTIHYGETWPNNKYTGKDYHFEEGNGIDKWHTYAVEWEPGELRWYVDGKLYQTQNDWYAKGLNQATKFSYPAPFDQNFYLIMNLAVGGWFDGDVDATTPFPADMEVDYVRVYDLQNRDYRKAVEPVYTDEEIVLPDGAKQPTEDGNLVYDQAYEKPITTVTNGAQALDPTYWNYVALPDFGGVGTVDVIEKAGSRFADISISQAGSQPYSHQLIQNVALGKGGHYKVTFDASADSARSIAVKVGGGPDRGYAKYSDEGSFDLTTDVKTYSMTFDMTEDTDLAARLEFNVGLSTAGVQIGNVRVEQTPREALDPNATKPALGDGNHVYNGTFDQGAMDRMTFWQFDAGATKGTGTVDAELRHFLFKANPKKGEPATLVQNGIQLQEGHEYVLRFKAKAERINTLQVGFAGLDGAAYVPLQDVALTREFETFEIPFTMNAETDLLSQLRFVLGSAKGEIAIDDVKLFDVTPVEFDPAPLKNGTFAEGLTHWGSYVHYDAQAAVEAVNEAARLVITSEGQEPWSVLMEQSGLELHPGQTYVVRFDASSTKARNMEVTVENAAYTRYLSEVVALGPDTKTFEFELVMPQKDMTALKFLLGRTDGSPLGAHDVTIDNVEVAVK, encoded by the coding sequence ATGGGGAAACAACGAGAAGCAGTTTTACACGGACAAAAACAAAACGCTTTCGTAAAAGACGGGAAGCTCGTCATTCGGGCTCTGAAAGAGCAGACGACGGATGAACTTGGGACGTATGACTATACGTCAGCGAAGTTGACGACGAAAGGGAAATTCAATCAAACGTACGGCCGTTACGAGATGCGGGCCAAGCTTCCGATCGGCAAAGGACTATGGCCGGCGTTTTGGATGCTTCCGGAAGATGACCGTTACGGTGGATGGGCCGCTTCAGGCGAGATCGACATTATGGAATCGTGGGGCAGTCAACCAGACAAAGTCGCTGGTACGATCCATTACGGTGAGACGTGGCCAAACAACAAGTATACGGGCAAAGACTATCACTTTGAAGAAGGAAACGGCATCGACAAATGGCATACATATGCCGTCGAGTGGGAGCCGGGCGAGTTGCGTTGGTACGTCGATGGGAAACTGTATCAGACACAAAACGATTGGTACGCCAAAGGCTTGAACCAAGCGACGAAGTTCAGCTATCCGGCTCCGTTCGACCAAAACTTCTACTTGATCATGAACTTGGCCGTCGGCGGTTGGTTTGACGGTGACGTCGATGCGACGACTCCGTTCCCGGCTGACATGGAAGTCGATTACGTCCGCGTGTACGATTTACAGAACCGTGATTACCGCAAGGCGGTGGAACCTGTCTATACGGATGAAGAGATCGTGCTTCCAGACGGAGCGAAACAACCGACTGAAGACGGCAACCTCGTCTACGACCAAGCTTACGAAAAACCAATCACGACGGTGACGAACGGTGCACAAGCACTCGACCCGACGTACTGGAACTATGTAGCGTTGCCAGACTTTGGCGGGGTCGGAACGGTTGACGTCATCGAGAAAGCAGGCTCACGCTTTGCGGACATCTCGATCAGTCAAGCGGGCAGCCAGCCATATTCACACCAGTTGATTCAAAACGTCGCACTCGGTAAAGGCGGTCACTACAAAGTGACGTTTGACGCGAGCGCCGATTCGGCCCGCTCGATCGCAGTGAAAGTCGGCGGCGGACCAGACCGTGGTTACGCGAAATATTCGGATGAGGGCTCATTCGATTTGACGACCGACGTGAAGACGTATTCGATGACGTTCGATATGACGGAAGATACGGACCTCGCGGCACGCCTCGAGTTCAACGTCGGCCTCAGCACGGCCGGTGTCCAAATCGGAAACGTCCGTGTCGAACAGACTCCGCGTGAAGCACTCGACCCGAACGCGACGAAACCAGCGCTCGGTGACGGTAACCACGTCTACAACGGCACGTTCGACCAAGGGGCGATGGACCGCATGACGTTCTGGCAGTTCGATGCCGGTGCGACGAAAGGAACTGGAACGGTCGATGCGGAACTCCGCCACTTCTTGTTCAAAGCGAACCCGAAAAAAGGTGAGCCGGCAACGCTCGTTCAAAACGGGATTCAATTGCAAGAAGGACACGAGTACGTGCTCCGCTTCAAAGCGAAAGCGGAACGCATTAACACACTTCAAGTCGGATTCGCAGGTCTTGACGGCGCAGCGTATGTACCGCTTCAAGACGTCGCGTTGACACGCGAGTTTGAAACGTTTGAAATCCCGTTCACGATGAACGCGGAGACGGACTTGTTGAGCCAGTTGCGCTTCGTCCTCGGTTCGGCGAAAGGTGAGATTGCGATCGACGACGTCAAGTTGTTCGACGTGACGCCAGTTGAGTTCGACCCGGCGCCGCTCAAGAACGGCACGTTTGCGGAAGGATTGACGCATTGGGGCTCATACGTCCACTATGACGCCCAAGCAGCAGTCGAAGCGGTGAACGAAGCGGCACGTCTCGTCATCACGAGCGAAGGTCAGGAGCCATGGAGCGTATTGATGGAGCAAAGCGGACTTGAGTTGCACCCAGGCCAGACGTACGTCGTCCGTTTCGATGCCTCGTCGACAAAAGCACGGAATATGGAAGTCACGGTCGAGAATGCAGCGTATACACGCTATTTGAGCGAGGTTGTCGCCCTCGGACCGGATACGAAGACGTTTGAGTTCGAGCTCGTCATGCCACAAAAAGACATGACAGCGCTCAAGTTCCTCCTCGGACGCACGGACGGTTCACCGCTCGGTGCGCATGACGTGACGATCGACAACGTGGAAGTGGCCGTGAAGTAA
- a CDS encoding glycoside hydrolase family 16 protein, with protein sequence MKKWVALALGTGLVLSGAHGADAAKPEKKDNTKWKLVWSDEFNKSEIDQTKWNFDTGNWLVDKDGNPVAPGWGNNEKQFYTDKNKTLS encoded by the coding sequence ATGAAGAAATGGGTAGCACTCGCACTCGGTACCGGTCTTGTCTTGTCAGGCGCACATGGCGCAGATGCCGCGAAACCGGAGAAGAAAGACAACACGAAATGGAAGCTCGTGTGGTCAGATGAGTTCAACAAATCGGAAATCGATCAAACGAAATGGAACTTCGACACGGGGAACTGGTTGGTCGACAAGGATGGAAATCCAGTGGCACCAGGATGGGGAAACAACGAGAAGCAGTTTTACACGGACAAAAACAAAACGCTTTCGTAA
- a CDS encoding DUF1349 domain-containing protein, giving the protein MWEQYQWMNEPNDVEAAERLTFHTLPDTDFWRNTHYGFNRMTAHALLTDVTSKRFTCRATLEMKPNATYDQAGIFLYVNDDHWLKTSVEYIPDGPSHLGAVVTSYGYSDWSTRDFSNEEIEGPLTFELVYTDGDVEVFFEYGDGRREQLRIAHLHDVSTLRIGPYACSPDTDAPGFTVTFTDWQPSIT; this is encoded by the coding sequence ATGTGGGAACAATATCAATGGATGAATGAACCGAACGATGTGGAGGCGGCTGAACGACTGACGTTTCATACGTTGCCTGACACGGATTTTTGGCGGAACACGCACTACGGGTTCAATCGGATGACGGCGCATGCGCTGTTGACGGACGTCACGTCGAAGCGGTTCACATGCCGGGCGACGCTCGAGATGAAACCGAACGCGACGTACGATCAGGCTGGCATCTTCTTATACGTCAACGACGATCATTGGCTGAAGACGTCTGTCGAATACATCCCGGACGGACCGTCGCACCTCGGCGCCGTCGTCACGTCATACGGCTACTCGGACTGGTCGACACGCGATTTTTCGAACGAAGAGATCGAAGGACCACTGACGTTCGAGCTCGTCTATACGGACGGCGACGTGGAAGTCTTTTTCGAATATGGGGACGGGAGGCGCGAGCAATTGCGTATTGCGCACTTGCATGACGTGTCGACGCTACGCATCGGTCCGTATGCGTGCAGCCCAGACACCGATGCGCCGGGATTCACGGTCACGTTCACAGATTGGCAACCAAGCATCACCTAA
- a CDS encoding NUDIX hydrolase yields MELWDVYTVDREKTGRTWQRGNRLENGDYHLVIHVCIFNKNGQMLIQQRQPFKDGWSNMWDITVGGSATVGDTSQQAAMRELEEEIGLKLDLTHTRPHLTVNFDEGFDDIYLVEADVDLDELTLQESEVQAVQWADESTILSMIRSGAFIPYHEPMIPLLFAMRGQWGGINHVGTISMDE; encoded by the coding sequence ATGGAATTATGGGACGTGTACACGGTCGATCGCGAGAAAACAGGGCGGACATGGCAACGGGGTAACCGTCTCGAGAACGGTGACTATCACCTCGTCATCCACGTCTGTATTTTCAACAAAAACGGACAGATGTTGATTCAACAGCGCCAACCGTTTAAAGATGGCTGGTCGAATATGTGGGACATCACTGTCGGCGGCAGCGCCACGGTCGGGGATACGAGTCAACAGGCGGCGATGCGCGAGCTCGAAGAAGAGATCGGCCTGAAACTAGATTTAACACACACGCGACCGCATTTGACGGTCAACTTCGACGAAGGGTTCGACGACATCTATCTCGTCGAGGCGGACGTCGACCTTGACGAGTTGACGCTGCAGGAATCAGAAGTGCAGGCGGTACAATGGGCGGACGAGTCGACTATTTTGAGCATGATTCGAAGCGGCGCGTTCATTCCGTATCATGAACCGATGATTCCATTGCTGTTCGCGATGCGAGGACAATGGGGAGGGATCAACCATGTGGGAACAATATCAATGGATGAATGA
- a CDS encoding LURP-one-related/scramblase family protein — protein MNTLYMKQKVFSLRGRFTIKDADEHDIYFVEGSFMKLPKSFTIADTSGREITTITKKTFSFLPTFYVDVEGEETLTISKEFTFFKPRYTIDAAGIEVDGNWWDMDFEVKQDGHVIGSVQKKWLTWGDTYEIRVVDDAMEHLLISIVVAIDCVKADQAASSSAAT, from the coding sequence ATGAATACGCTCTACATGAAACAGAAAGTGTTTAGTCTGCGCGGACGTTTTACGATTAAGGATGCGGATGAGCACGACATTTATTTCGTCGAAGGAAGCTTCATGAAGCTGCCGAAGTCGTTCACGATCGCGGATACGAGCGGACGTGAGATCACGACGATTACGAAGAAGACGTTCAGTTTCTTGCCGACGTTTTACGTCGACGTCGAGGGAGAAGAGACGTTGACGATCTCAAAAGAGTTCACATTCTTCAAACCGCGCTACACGATTGACGCGGCCGGGATTGAAGTCGACGGCAACTGGTGGGACATGGACTTCGAAGTGAAACAGGACGGCCATGTCATCGGCAGCGTCCAAAAGAAATGGCTGACGTGGGGCGATACGTACGAGATTCGAGTGGTCGATGACGCGATGGAACATTTGCTCATCTCAATCGTCGTCGCCATCGACTGCGTCAAAGCCGACCAAGCGGCATCTTCGAGCGCTGCGACGTAA
- the mntA gene encoding type VII toxin-antitoxin system MntA family adenylyltransferase antitoxin, which translates to MVSDVINQEVIETIRQKTDADFILLFGSFAKGTARDDSDVDLAYFSQKRLSPYERFTLGNEVALLCGRDVDLVDIREVDTVFAMQIFLEGIPLLVQDENEWVRQRIKAYRMYAELNEQRQMIVNNIQSRGSVFDE; encoded by the coding sequence ATGGTTTCTGACGTGATTAACCAAGAAGTCATCGAAACGATTCGACAGAAGACAGACGCGGATTTCATTTTGTTGTTCGGTTCGTTCGCAAAAGGGACAGCTCGAGATGACAGTGACGTAGACCTCGCATATTTCAGTCAGAAACGCCTCTCACCTTATGAACGATTCACGTTGGGGAACGAAGTGGCCCTCTTATGCGGTCGAGACGTCGATCTGGTCGACATCCGTGAAGTGGACACCGTCTTCGCCATGCAGATTTTCTTAGAAGGCATCCCTCTGCTCGTGCAGGACGAAAATGAATGGGTCCGGCAACGGATCAAAGCATATCGAATGTATGCCGAGTTGAACGAACAGCGCCAAATGATAGTAAACAATATTCAATCTAGGGGAAGTGTGTTTGATGAATGA
- the hepT gene encoding type VII toxin-antitoxin system HepT family RNase toxin, which yields MNDVILNKVTTIERSIKRIHEVYEGNPEHLHDFTKQDSIILNIQRACEASIDIAMYLVSQKKLGVPKASRDGFVMLADAGIIDHDLAKTLINMVGFRNVAVHDYQSLQLNILEAILEKHIDDFKAFTKVILQLDV from the coding sequence ATGAATGACGTGATTCTAAACAAAGTGACGACAATTGAGCGTTCTATCAAACGGATTCATGAGGTCTATGAGGGAAATCCAGAGCACCTCCACGATTTCACGAAACAAGACAGCATCATCCTCAACATTCAACGCGCGTGCGAAGCGAGTATCGACATCGCGATGTACCTCGTCAGCCAAAAGAAGCTAGGGGTGCCGAAAGCGAGCCGAGACGGGTTCGTCATGCTCGCGGACGCAGGAATCATTGATCACGACCTCGCCAAGACGCTCATCAACATGGTCGGCTTCCGCAATGTCGCGGTCCATGACTATCAATCGCTCCAATTAAATATTTTAGAGGCGATTCTTGAGAAACACATTGATGATTTCAAAGCGTTCACAAAAGTTATTCTCCAGTTGGATGTGTGA